A genomic region of Actinomycetes bacterium contains the following coding sequences:
- a CDS encoding TIGR03668 family PPOX class F420-dependent oxidoreductase: MAPPSPMWPDDARRRVADARVARLATVRPDGAPHVVPVTFALVDDDRVVTAVDAKAKTTQRLQRLANVETEPRVALLVDHYDEDWQQLWWARLDGTARVVREEPERGRLIEPLLVKYGQYADARPTGPVVVVEVGDVRYWSARRTR; encoded by the coding sequence GTGGCGCCTCCTTCCCCGATGTGGCCCGACGACGCCCGGCGGCGGGTGGCCGATGCCCGGGTCGCCCGGCTGGCGACGGTGCGGCCCGACGGCGCACCCCACGTGGTGCCCGTGACCTTCGCCCTGGTCGACGACGACCGGGTCGTCACGGCCGTCGACGCCAAGGCGAAGACGACCCAGCGCCTGCAACGCCTCGCCAACGTCGAGACCGAGCCACGGGTCGCGCTGCTCGTCGACCACTACGACGAGGACTGGCAGCAGCTGTGGTGGGCGCGTCTGGACGGCACCGCCCGGGTGGTCCGCGAGGAGCCCGAGCGCGGCAGGTTGATCGAGCCGCTGCTCGTGAAGTACGGGCAGTACGCGGACGCGCGGCCAACCGGCCCGGTCGTCGTGGTCGAGGTCGGCGACGTGCGTTACTGGTCGGCCAGGAGGACCCGATGA
- a CDS encoding LLM class flavin-dependent oxidoreductase gives MEIGIGIPNTVTGATGEQLLTWARRADEAGFSSLATIGAVAHPGYEELTVFAAAAAVTERIRFFSNVLISPARSTAELAKQAVTVDQISGGRLTLGIGVGWRDADFRLTGRDFSSRGKVFDQQLRDLRTAFGGKEILSGTRPVAPSPVQAPLPILIGGTTDATLRRIAEHDVQGWTAGGMPPDAVAEWAGKVRTAWTDAGREGAPRIAALIYFGLGDDQASRNYLRYYYAFMGDETADMIAGSALRTPEAVQGAIAAYADAGVDELILDPTLSDPDEVKKLAEVALD, from the coding sequence GTGGAGATCGGCATCGGCATCCCGAACACGGTGACCGGGGCGACGGGGGAGCAGCTGCTGACCTGGGCCCGGCGGGCCGACGAGGCGGGATTCAGCTCGCTGGCCACGATCGGCGCGGTTGCGCACCCGGGCTACGAGGAGCTCACGGTGTTCGCGGCTGCCGCCGCCGTCACCGAGCGGATCCGCTTCTTCAGCAACGTCCTGATCAGCCCGGCTCGTAGCACCGCCGAACTGGCCAAGCAGGCCGTGACCGTCGACCAGATCAGCGGAGGCCGGCTCACCCTCGGCATCGGCGTCGGATGGCGCGACGCCGACTTCCGGCTCACCGGTCGTGACTTCTCGTCGCGCGGCAAGGTCTTCGACCAGCAACTGCGCGACCTCCGGACGGCGTTCGGGGGCAAGGAGATCTTGTCCGGCACCCGACCCGTCGCGCCGTCGCCCGTGCAGGCACCGCTGCCGATCCTCATCGGCGGGACGACCGACGCGACCCTGCGCCGCATCGCCGAGCACGACGTGCAGGGCTGGACCGCCGGCGGCATGCCGCCGGACGCGGTCGCCGAGTGGGCGGGCAAGGTGCGCACGGCGTGGACCGACGCCGGCCGCGAGGGGGCGCCTCGGATCGCGGCTCTCATCTACTTCGGGCTCGGCGACGACCAGGCGTCGAGGAACTACCTGCGCTACTACTACGCCTTCATGGGCGACGAGACCGCCGACATGATCGCCGGCAGTGCCCTGCGCACGCCGGAGGCCGTCCAGGGCGCCATCGCGGCGTACGCCGACGCCGGCGTCGACGAGCTGATCCTCGACCCGACGCTGAGCGACCCGGACGAGGTCAAGAAGCTCGCCGAGGTCGCGCTGGACTGA